The region TTCCCGGCGGGCCATCGCAGATCACCAAGGTAAACGAAGCGGGAAAGGCCTCGGGCTGTACGGCATACCAGTGAAAATCGCCATAATCCCGAAGGGGTACATGCATAAGATGCACATTCGCCACCTTAAATCGTTGGAGCATTCGACGCATATGGGCAACCCACCAGGCATCATGTTCCAGCGTCCACACTTCCCAGCCAACACGCTCGCCAATAAGCCCCAGCAGCAGGGTGCTCAATCCGGAACCGCACTCCAGCACTGGCCCCGTTGTTTTCCAGGCCTCCTGAATGATACCCTGCAAGAAATCCTCGCTGGCCGCCCACTCCTCGTTGCCCCACCCCCTGCGCAAGCAACGCAACAATAGCCGCGAAGGCATCTGCTGGAAAGGCAGTCGTCGAAAAGCCCACACGCCGATAGCCAGTAAACCGTTTCGATACAGCCGGACTACAGCATGATACAGCCATCGAATCAGCCTGTGCAGCCATTGCGGTAGGGATTGTGTATTCATGGCCGATGTCGCTCCGTCTGTTTCCACCACTGCGCACGGAGCCATCCCAGCATCCGACGTACCGACCCGGGGAGCCATCCGGCCAGCCAGTATCCCCATCGCTTTAGCACCCACGGATGCAACTGCAATGCCTGCCCCAGCAAATCACGTGCTTCCGCACGTTGATTCTGAGCCAATGCTTTACGACCAGCCCCTTCATAGATTCCAGCCAGGGCGATTCGACGCAGCGGCTCCAACGCAGGATGGCGGGCTACGGCTTCCTCAACAATGCGCACCCGAGCGCGCACCAGCTCCTGCAGGGCCACCGTACCGGTCTTTCGGTCGGGATGATCCCGAATCAACACCAGCGGTCGCGCCACATAGCATACAGCATGATGCGCTGCCACCCGCAGCCAGAGATCCCAGTCCTCGCTAATGCGGCGATCGGGCCCTTCCCGAAAACCTCCCACAGCAGTAAGCACCTCGCGGCGTACCAGCGCACTGGAAAACGGCACAAAGTTCCCTAACAGCAGCGATTGTAGTACCAGACCTTCCTGCATGGAGACCAGCCGACTCAGTTGTACCCGACGCTCCCGCGCCCTTTCATCGGTAAGCCAGGCATCAGTGTAACACCAGCTACACTCCGGATGCGCCTGCAAACAGGCAATCTGGGCCGATAGTTTACCGGGCAACCATAGATCGTCGGCATCCAGAAAAGCTACGTACGTGCCACGCGCCAGTCGAATGCCCGCATTACGAGCCGCTGCGGAACCGGCATTTTCCTGATACACATAGCGCACCGGTGGGTCGAATGCTGTCACAATATCCCGGGTGGCATCGGTTGAGCCGTCATCCACCACAATCACTTCCGCTACCGGATAATCCTGCATCAGCACACTCCGAATCGTGTCGCCAATCCAGCGGGCCGCATTGTACGCGGCAATTACCACACTGACCGAAGGTGTAGGACCTCGCATAGGCATTCACAGCAGAAGCTAAGAGCGACGCAACGCTTCCAGCGTGGAGATCAGTTCGCGGGCACGTCGCTCTCGGGAAAACAGCTGTACAATACGGTTGCGAGCCTGATGCCGTCGGGCCGGTTCACAGGCCAGGGCGGCCCGGATGGCTGCAGCAACTGCCTCGGCGTCTGGCTTTTCCACAACAAATCCGACCTCACCGATTGCCTCCGGAATACCAAAGACCGGGCTTCCTACCGGAATACATCCGCACAGCATCGCTTCACACAGCGCATTGGGTAGCCCTTCGGCCCGGGAAAGCTGCGCATATACCGAAGTTTCCGCATAAATAGCCGGTAGCGCATCCCGTGACACCGGAGAGCGCAGGTGCACGTTTGGCGATAGCGTGTATTGTTCTCGGATCACCCGCTGCATTTCGGACGTCACGCCCACCACCTCAAACCGAACGTCCGGGAGCCGTGCAGCAGCCGCCAGCAACAGATCAATCCCCTTGCATCGGAACACCCGTAAGGAATCTATGAAGGCCACCGTGCGCACCATCGGAGCGCGCTGTGCCGGACCCAGCGGCCACTGCTCCGGGTCATATCCTGTTGGAATCACTCGAAAGGGCGTGGTTAATGCCGGGACCCAGACACGCACCCCCTGCGCGCGGTTTTCGGTCCAGGCGGTTGCCGGCATTTCTATCAGGGAAGCCGTAACCGGCAACAGCAGTGTGGTGTGGCGGTATACGTAGCGTGCCATTGACGCCCGCCAGGGACTACAGAACACGCCATCCTTCAGGGTGCGCAGACAACGGCAATCAAAGCCTCCCAGCATAAGCGCTACTGGCCTCCCTCGTTGCCGGGCCATACGCACCGGCAACACCATGTGATAGTCGGCAAACCAACCCAGGATCAGCGTGGCTTCTTCCAGCTCGCGCTGAAGCCATCGGTATTGCTGCCAGAGAAGTTGTAGCATGCCTCGGGGCGCGCGGGCCCGACGGGCATCGAAATGGAACGTACGCACCTCATAATCTGCCGTCAACAGAGCCAGATCATCCTGCACAAACGGGCTGGGATGTAGATAGATAAAGAGCAGACGCGGTTTCATCGGGACGACTGCAACAGTTCGGCAATGCGGCGGCTGGCGGCCTGTCCCCGGGCAAAGGATGCAGGTGCTTCGGGTCGGCGGTTGACGGCCGCTACGATGCGCTCCGGATCTGCGCCTGCTAACTGATTCCAACCGCCTTCCAGCGTCTCCACCCACTCGGTTTCTTCTCGCAATGTAATGCAGGGCACGCCCAGCCAGACGGCCTCTTTCTGGAGTCCCCCTGAGTCGGTCAGTACGGCACGGGCATGCTGCACCAGCGTCAGCATAGCCAGATACCCCACAGGATCACGCAGTTCGACGTTGGGCGGTACCCGAAAGCCTTCCCCCAGACGCTTCCGAGTGCGTGGATGTAGCGGCAGGATAACCGGCAGGTCCAGCCGGCCCAGCCCATCAAAGATACCCTGCAGCCGCACCGGATCGTCCGTGTTTTCGGCGCGGTGCACAGTCGCCAGGTAGTAGCCGCCCGGATCGTGGGAGGTCAGCGAGGCCAATGGCACCCGCCGACGGGCAACCTCTGCATAACAACGAACGGCCTCCTGCATTACGTCGCCCGTCAGATACACGCCCTGTGTAATCCCCTCACGCTGCAGATTCTCGACAGCAGTAGGTGTCGGCGCGAACAATAGCTGCGACAGGTGATCGGTTACGACCCGATTAATTTCTTCCGGCATGCTCCGATTAAACGAGCGCAACCCGGCCTCTACATGGGCCAGCGGAAGCTGCAACTTGGCGGCTACAAGTGCTCCGGCCAGCGTACTGTTTGTGTCACCATAAACCAGTATCCAGTCGGGCGCCGGGTGCATGTCGCGCAATGCTGCTTCCAACCGGATCATCATCAGACCGGTCTGTTCGGCATGCGTACCAGAACCCACCCCCAGATGCACCTGCGGTTCTGGCAGGCCCAGCTCCTCAAAGAAAATGCGGTCCAGATTCACATCGTAATGCTGTCCCGTATGAATCAGAACTTCTTCGATACCGGCTTCGACCAACGCACGGCTTACCATTGCCGCTTTGACAAATTGCGGGCGAGCACCTACAATACTGCAGACACGCATAGAGCTTACTGGCTGGTTACTTCATCAAGCAAACGGGCCAGTTTACCGGCCAGATACGGACGACTATAGCGCTGAGCCAGCTCAGGTGGCGATCCCGACAAGGGGCGTCCGGCTGTCCATGCTTCGTAATGCCGGCGCAGAAAAGCTGCAATACCTTCGACATCGTCGTAGTCGAACATCTGTCCAGCCCCGGTTTCCTGTAATACGGCCGCTGCATCCCCTTCAACTGGCCCGATGCCCAGCACAGGTCGTCCGGTTCCCAGATACTCGTACAGCTTGCTTGTGACAATCCAGGCATTACCGTCCACCCGATTGATCACGAGCAAAAGCAACGCGCTGTCGAGCAGGTACTGCAGGGCCTGACGATGGGGCAGAAATGGCAATACTTCCACTTGATCGGTCAGTCCATAACGGACAAGGGTCTCTTGAACTGAGGTATCAATCGTCCCGATCAATCGTACCTGGATAGGATGTGTCTTGCGTAGCTGTTGCAGCGCCCGCCAGAGTGCTTCCGGATTGCGAGTTGGATTCATGCTGCCGGCATACGTCAGCCAGAAACGATCCGTCGGTCGGGCCTGTAGGCCCTCAAAATCGACCGGATCATAACCATTGGGGATTAAAACGGCCGACAGCCCCCGAGCTTCGAGCGTCCGTTGCATTGAAGACGTTACCACCACCCGCCGGGTAGCCCGAGTCAGCACGTGCCGTTCCAGGCAGGCATCAATCCGACGCGCCCAACGCGTCATCGGAAGCATCTCATAGTAGTCAATACCCGTCCAGAGATCCCGCAGGTCAGCCACCCAAGGTAGCTGGTAACGCCGATGGGCCCTGTAGCCGATCAGATGCGTCGAGTGAGGCGGACCAGTGGTAACGACGGCTTCGATCGCATACTGCTGAAGCAGCCGGGGCAGGGCACGCACCGCAAAGGGCACCCAGCCCACACGCGCATCCGGCAAAAATAGATTGGCGCGAATCCAGCGGGCCAGCCGTTCTTTTCGGCTCTGATGGGGACGACCGGTAAACCCTACACTGACCACCTCTTCTTTGCGTTGCCCCATGAGCCGCGCATAGGCTGCATACGGATCCCAGGCGCCGGTACGGATCACTGGCACACCGTCCGGGATTTCCGCCAGCAGTTGCGGATCGCGGGTCGGATAGGCTGCATCCTCCGGCCGCACGGTCAACACCACCGGCTGCCAGCCATGGTCAGGCAGATAGCGTGTGAACTTTAAAAACCGCTGCACGGCTGCCCCACCGGCCGGTGGGAAGTAATAGGTTACCAGCAACACCCAGTGCTTCTGCTTCCGACTCATTCGCCCCGCCTCTGGCGATACCAGCCCAGCCCCAACCCTATCAGCACGCTGCCGTAGACCAGCAGCGTCGCTATGGCCGTAATACGCAGCCCCCAGACATGGCTGATCGGATCAAAGCGCATCACTACGGTATGCTCGCCGGCCGGTACTGGCACCGCCCGTAGCAGATAGTTGGCCTGCAGAATCGGAACGGACTGTCCATCAACAACCGCCTGCCATCCGGCCGGGTAATAAATCTCGTCCACAACCAGCAGCCGTGGGGCATCGGTGGTCACCTGCCAGATGATCTCGCGCGGCCCGAAATGCACCAACTCTACCGAGACTATACTGGACGAGTCGATGGCGGTGATCTCCATACCGGGCGCTTCACGCAGCAGCACAGTCTCCCGTAGATCCAGCGACGGATCCAGCAATCGCTGGCGATGCGCCTCCAGGTCGGACACGACTTCGTACTGCCCTACCAGAAAAGCCCGGGGTAATGCGGCAGGATTTTCTAACACACGCCAGCGTTCATCTTCAAACACCACCTGCATACCAGGCAGCACAGTTCCCGCTGGTACGACGACGTACCGCACGCTCAGGAGATCCAGTGCGCGCTGGCGAGGCAATCCGGTCGCCGGATCAACAAACAGGTGATCGATATAATCCTGAAACAGCCGTAATTTGGCCCCATGATAGCCGCCGATTGATTCGTGATAATAAGAGGGTCGGGCGTCTGTCATGGGATTACTGCTTTCGAGCGACAGTACCCGGAAACGGCCTGGGCCGCCGGCTTCTCGCTGCCGCTCCAGCAGGAAGCGATCAAATGAATAAGCAGGGATTAGATCGGAGATTTCTCTGGCTTCCGTCAGCACCTTATCGTTCAAATGGCGCCGTCCTACGTTCCACAGGTCGATCGTAACCAACAGCGTCAATCCGGCCACAAGACCCCAGCCGGGCAATCGCTGTCGGTCGTAGAGCCATAGCAGCCCGCCGGCCAGTAGCAGAAACACCAACGTACGCCGGGCATCGCGGCCAAACAGGTCAGCTCGCTCGGCCCGCTGCTCAGCTACGTACTGCCGCACTACCTGCAGCAGCCGGGGGTCCTGGGGTGACATGTTGTTGGCCGCAGCTACCTGCCGGGCGATCTGTTCGACCTCCCCGGGCCGCTCAAAAGTAAACAAACTACCACGCCCCAGCCAGAGCCCGAGCACCAGCGCCATCAACCCCAGCCACACCTGATAGGCCGGTCGCAACGACCGGGGCCGGAATGGCTTCTGTTCCACTAACCAGCTTCCCCCCAGCGCCGCCAGTAAAGCCAGCCCCAGGGCCGCCGTACTCAACCAAGTCTCCGGTACGCGAAAGGCATCAAAGAGCGGAAAGTACGTGAACATGAAGCGATTCAGTAACGGAAAGTAGCTGCCCAGCGAGAACAGTATCATCAACAACGTGCCGGCGCCCAGAATCCACACGGTACGTTCGCGCCGACGCCATAACGCCAGCAATGCCAGCCAGAGAATGATTCCACCGACGTAATGAGGACCTTCCGTAAAAGGTTTGGGCCCCCAGTAAGTCGGACTGCCCCCACCGTAGGCATCAGCAATCAGCAGCGTGATCAGCTCGCCCGGGGCCTGGCTCCAGCCCATCGCATAGTCCCAGTCCAGCCCGTTACCGCCTCCGGTAGCCTCAGTGCCTCCCCGGATTGTGTATTGCTTGTACTCATAGATCGGCCAGTAAGGCTGAGCAATCATCAGCAGGGCCAGCATGCTTCCCAGGGCCAGCCAGCCTGTAGCCCGTCCGAACGCGATCAGCCGACGTCCACGCCAGGCCGCCACGCCTTCGACCAGCCACCAGAGCCCCAGTAAAAACGTCACATAGTAGGTAATCTGCACATGTCCAGCCCGCAGATTGGCCGCCAGTACAATGGCAAACAAGAATCCTGCAAGCCAGCGGGGTTGCCGCAGCACATACACAAAAGCCAACGCCAGCCAGGGCGCAAAGCAAAGGGCAATGAACTTCGAATTGTGCCCGGCTTTCAGGATAATGGGGATATAGGTGGTTAACCCGTACGCTACAGCGGCCAGCATGCCCGCCAATGGACGACGCGTCAGATAAACCACCAGCCCATAAGTACCGGCCAGTAGAAAAAAGAAATGCGAGGTTGGCCATAAAAAACCCCGCAACCAGTCCAGTAGACTATCGATCTGGGGGACACCAACCGGATAGGAAATCATATAGGCTGGCATGCCGGCAAACGCATTCGTGGCCCAGAGCGGCTCGGTTCCTGTCGAATCGCGGTAGGCGATCACCGACTGGGCCATGGCCCGCCAGTTGACCGTATCCCCTCCGATCAACCGTTTGCCTCCGAAATGAATGGGCGCAAAAAAAGCCAGCGAGAGCGCCAGCAGTAAAAGCAGGCAGAGTAAATGGCGGGAACGTTCCGACAGGCGTCCCCACCAGTCATGCCAGGCTGGCAGATTGGGCGGCGTCTTCCGTGGACGGGAGGAACGGGCAGCCATAAGCGCCTCAGCTTGTTATTCAATAACCTTGGGCACCCGGAAGTAGTCGCTGTCGGCATCGGGTGCGTTGCGTAACGCTGCTTCGTGCGTGATGCGCTGTTCTACCACGTCCTCCCGAAAAACGTCGTACAGGTCC is a window of Rhodothermus sp. DNA encoding:
- the wecB gene encoding UDP-N-acetylglucosamine 2-epimerase (non-hydrolyzing) yields the protein MRVCSIVGARPQFVKAAMVSRALVEAGIEEVLIHTGQHYDVNLDRIFFEELGLPEPQVHLGVGSGTHAEQTGLMMIRLEAALRDMHPAPDWILVYGDTNSTLAGALVAAKLQLPLAHVEAGLRSFNRSMPEEINRVVTDHLSQLLFAPTPTAVENLQREGITQGVYLTGDVMQEAVRCYAEVARRRVPLASLTSHDPGGYYLATVHRAENTDDPVRLQGIFDGLGRLDLPVILPLHPRTRKRLGEGFRVPPNVELRDPVGYLAMLTLVQHARAVLTDSGGLQKEAVWLGVPCITLREETEWVETLEGGWNQLAGADPERIVAAVNRRPEAPASFARGQAASRRIAELLQSSR
- a CDS encoding glycosyltransferase, with translation MSRKQKHWVLLVTYYFPPAGGAAVQRFLKFTRYLPDHGWQPVVLTVRPEDAAYPTRDPQLLAEIPDGVPVIRTGAWDPYAAYARLMGQRKEEVVSVGFTGRPHQSRKERLARWIRANLFLPDARVGWVPFAVRALPRLLQQYAIEAVVTTGPPHSTHLIGYRAHRRYQLPWVADLRDLWTGIDYYEMLPMTRWARRIDACLERHVLTRATRRVVVTSSMQRTLEARGLSAVLIPNGYDPVDFEGLQARPTDRFWLTYAGSMNPTRNPEALWRALQQLRKTHPIQVRLIGTIDTSVQETLVRYGLTDQVEVLPFLPHRQALQYLLDSALLLLVINRVDGNAWIVTSKLYEYLGTGRPVLGIGPVEGDAAAVLQETGAGQMFDYDDVEGIAAFLRRHYEAWTAGRPLSGSPPELAQRYSRPYLAGKLARLLDEVTSQ
- a CDS encoding YfhO family protein — protein: MAARSSRPRKTPPNLPAWHDWWGRLSERSRHLLCLLLLLALSLAFFAPIHFGGKRLIGGDTVNWRAMAQSVIAYRDSTGTEPLWATNAFAGMPAYMISYPVGVPQIDSLLDWLRGFLWPTSHFFFLLAGTYGLVVYLTRRPLAGMLAAVAYGLTTYIPIILKAGHNSKFIALCFAPWLALAFVYVLRQPRWLAGFLFAIVLAANLRAGHVQITYYVTFLLGLWWLVEGVAAWRGRRLIAFGRATGWLALGSMLALLMIAQPYWPIYEYKQYTIRGGTEATGGGNGLDWDYAMGWSQAPGELITLLIADAYGGGSPTYWGPKPFTEGPHYVGGIILWLALLALWRRRERTVWILGAGTLLMILFSLGSYFPLLNRFMFTYFPLFDAFRVPETWLSTAALGLALLAALGGSWLVEQKPFRPRSLRPAYQVWLGLMALVLGLWLGRGSLFTFERPGEVEQIARQVAAANNMSPQDPRLLQVVRQYVAEQRAERADLFGRDARRTLVFLLLAGGLLWLYDRQRLPGWGLVAGLTLLVTIDLWNVGRRHLNDKVLTEAREISDLIPAYSFDRFLLERQREAGGPGRFRVLSLESSNPMTDARPSYYHESIGGYHGAKLRLFQDYIDHLFVDPATGLPRQRALDLLSVRYVVVPAGTVLPGMQVVFEDERWRVLENPAALPRAFLVGQYEVVSDLEAHRQRLLDPSLDLRETVLLREAPGMEITAIDSSSIVSVELVHFGPREIIWQVTTDAPRLLVVDEIYYPAGWQAVVDGQSVPILQANYLLRAVPVPAGEHTVVMRFDPISHVWGLRITAIATLLVYGSVLIGLGLGWYRQRRGE
- a CDS encoding glycosyltransferase family 4 protein — its product is MKPRLLFIYLHPSPFVQDDLALLTADYEVRTFHFDARRARAPRGMLQLLWQQYRWLQRELEEATLILGWFADYHMVLPVRMARQRGRPVALMLGGFDCRCLRTLKDGVFCSPWRASMARYVYRHTTLLLPVTASLIEMPATAWTENRAQGVRVWVPALTTPFRVIPTGYDPEQWPLGPAQRAPMVRTVAFIDSLRVFRCKGIDLLLAAAARLPDVRFEVVGVTSEMQRVIREQYTLSPNVHLRSPVSRDALPAIYAETSVYAQLSRAEGLPNALCEAMLCGCIPVGSPVFGIPEAIGEVGFVVEKPDAEAVAAAIRAALACEPARRHQARNRIVQLFSRERRARELISTLEALRRS
- a CDS encoding glycosyltransferase, with the protein product MRGPTPSVSVVIAAYNAARWIGDTIRSVLMQDYPVAEVIVVDDGSTDATRDIVTAFDPPVRYVYQENAGSAAARNAGIRLARGTYVAFLDADDLWLPGKLSAQIACLQAHPECSWCYTDAWLTDERARERRVQLSRLVSMQEGLVLQSLLLGNFVPFSSALVRREVLTAVGGFREGPDRRISEDWDLWLRVAAHHAVCYVARPLVLIRDHPDRKTGTVALQELVRARVRIVEEAVARHPALEPLRRIALAGIYEGAGRKALAQNQRAEARDLLGQALQLHPWVLKRWGYWLAGWLPGSVRRMLGWLRAQWWKQTERHRP